Proteins from one Thermobifida alba genomic window:
- a CDS encoding alpha/beta hydrolase family protein, which yields MSITTPRRGASLLSRAVAVAAAAAATVALAAPAQAANPYERGPNPTQSMLEARSGPFSVSEERASRLGADGFGGGTIYYPRENNTYGAIAISPGYTGTQSSIAWLGERIASHGFVVIAIDTNTTLDQPDSRARQLNSALDYMLTDASSSVRNRIDASRLAVMGHSMGGGGTLRLASQRPDLKAAIPLTPWHLNKSWRDITVPTLIIGADLDTIAPVSSHSEPFYNSIPSSTDKAYLELNNATHFAPNITNKTIGMYSVAWLKRFVDEDTRYTQFLCPGPRTGLLSDVDEYRSTCPF from the coding sequence ATGTCGATCACCACCCCCCGCCGGGGCGCGTCGCTGCTCTCCCGCGCCGTCGCCGTGGCGGCCGCGGCGGCCGCCACCGTGGCGCTGGCCGCTCCGGCCCAGGCCGCCAACCCCTACGAGCGCGGCCCCAACCCGACCCAGTCCATGCTGGAGGCGCGCAGCGGCCCCTTCTCCGTCAGCGAGGAGCGCGCCTCCCGCCTGGGTGCGGACGGCTTCGGCGGCGGCACCATCTACTACCCGCGGGAGAACAACACCTACGGCGCGATCGCCATCTCCCCCGGCTACACCGGCACCCAGTCCTCCATCGCCTGGCTGGGCGAGCGCATCGCCTCCCACGGCTTCGTGGTCATCGCCATCGACACCAACACCACGCTGGACCAGCCGGACAGCCGCGCCCGCCAGCTGAACTCGGCACTGGACTACATGCTCACCGACGCTTCTTCCTCGGTGCGCAACCGCATCGACGCCAGCCGCCTGGCGGTCATGGGCCACTCCATGGGCGGCGGCGGCACCCTGCGCCTGGCCTCCCAGCGCCCCGACCTGAAGGCCGCCATCCCGCTGACCCCCTGGCACCTCAACAAGTCCTGGCGCGACATCACCGTCCCGACGCTGATCATCGGCGCGGACCTGGACACCATCGCTCCGGTCAGCTCGCACTCCGAGCCGTTCTACAACAGCATCCCCAGCTCCACCGACAAGGCCTACCTGGAGCTGAACAACGCCACCCACTTCGCGCCCAACATCACCAACAAGACCATCGGCATGTACAGCGTGGCCTGGCTCAAGCGCTTCGTGGACGAGGA
- a CDS encoding alcohol dehydrogenase catalytic domain-containing protein: MRALTWHGPRDVRVETVPDPSVQEPTDAVIRVTSSGLCGSDLHLYEVLAPFMHEGDLLGHEPMGVVEEVGSEVTGLRPGDRVVVPFQIACGHCFMCEQGLQTQCETTQVREQGMGARLFGYTSLYGAVPGAQAEFLRVPHADYGPIRVPEGPPDDRFVYLSDVLPTAWQAVRYAAVPPGGSLAVLGLGPIGDMCCRIAQHLGVEQVFGVDVVPERLDRAARRGVSTFRFDDHTVEEIRERTGGRGPDAVIDAVGMEAHGAPAARAAQRLATRLPRGMGTRLMSTAGVDRLTALLTAIDLVRRGGTVSLSGVYGGMVDPLPMLTLFDKQIQVRMGQANVRRWVDEIMPLLTDDDPLGVDSFATHRLPLAEAPRAYAAFQRKAGGMVKTLFQP, encoded by the coding sequence ATGCGAGCGCTCACCTGGCACGGGCCGCGCGACGTGCGCGTGGAGACCGTGCCCGACCCCTCCGTCCAGGAACCCACCGACGCGGTGATCCGCGTCACCAGCTCCGGGCTGTGCGGCTCCGACCTGCACCTGTACGAGGTGCTGGCGCCCTTCATGCACGAGGGCGACCTCCTCGGCCACGAACCGATGGGCGTGGTGGAGGAGGTCGGCAGCGAGGTGACCGGCCTGCGCCCCGGCGACCGGGTGGTCGTCCCGTTCCAGATCGCCTGCGGCCACTGCTTCATGTGCGAGCAGGGGCTGCAGACCCAGTGCGAGACCACCCAGGTCCGCGAGCAGGGCATGGGCGCCCGGCTCTTCGGCTACACCAGCCTCTACGGCGCCGTGCCCGGCGCGCAGGCGGAGTTCCTGCGCGTCCCGCACGCCGACTACGGCCCCATCAGGGTTCCCGAGGGGCCGCCCGACGACCGGTTCGTCTACCTCTCCGACGTGCTGCCCACCGCGTGGCAGGCGGTGCGCTACGCCGCCGTCCCGCCCGGCGGCAGCCTCGCGGTGCTGGGGCTGGGCCCCATCGGCGACATGTGCTGCCGCATCGCCCAGCACCTCGGCGTCGAGCAGGTCTTCGGCGTGGACGTGGTGCCCGAGCGGCTCGACCGGGCCGCCCGGCGCGGGGTGTCCACCTTCCGCTTCGACGACCACACCGTCGAGGAGATCCGGGAGCGCACCGGCGGGCGCGGCCCCGACGCCGTCATCGACGCCGTCGGCATGGAGGCGCACGGCGCGCCGGCGGCCAGGGCCGCGCAGCGCCTCGCCACCCGGCTGCCCCGGGGGATGGGCACCAGGCTGATGAGCACCGCGGGCGTGGACCGGCTCACCGCCCTGCTCACCGCCATCGACCTGGTCCGGCGCGGCGGCACCGTCTCCCTGTCCGGCGTCTACGGCGGCATGGTCGACCCGCTGCCCATGCTCACCCTGTTCGACAAGCAGATCCAGGTGCGCATGGGACAGGCCAACGTCCGCCGGTGGGTGGACGAGATCATGCCGCTGCTCACCGACGACGACCCGCTGGGCGTGGACTCCTTCGCCACCCACCGGCTCCCCCTCGCCGAGGCGCCGCGCGCCTACGCCGCGTTCCAGCGCAAGGCCGGCGGGATGGTCAAGACGCTGTTCCAGCCGTGA
- a CDS encoding manganese catalase family protein: MFRHDKRLQFEARPEKPDPLFAKKLQELVGGAYGEMTVTMQYLFQGWNCRMEGKYKDLIMDVATEEIGHVEMLATMVARLLEGAPAETTAEAVKDPAVAAVVGGMDVQQAIVSGGGATPADSAGTPWNGKYIVASGNLLADFYANVAAEAQGRLQTARLYNMTDDPGVKEMLKFNLARDTVHQNMWLAAIEELKEDGLEGTIAPDALFDEENQEHANTIWGLSAGSTAAQGGWTRRPAPDERHELRYLEDPEPLGGPASAPPPDPELYGTFAGVPGQGSRKGAQRAPGPRESLTDKVKGVLE; this comes from the coding sequence ATGTTCCGTCACGACAAGCGCCTGCAGTTCGAGGCCAGACCGGAGAAGCCCGACCCGCTGTTCGCGAAGAAGCTCCAGGAGCTGGTCGGCGGGGCCTACGGCGAGATGACCGTGACCATGCAGTACCTCTTCCAGGGGTGGAACTGCCGCATGGAGGGCAAGTACAAGGACCTCATCATGGACGTGGCCACCGAGGAGATCGGCCACGTGGAGATGCTCGCCACGATGGTGGCGCGGCTGCTGGAGGGAGCCCCCGCCGAGACCACGGCCGAGGCGGTGAAGGACCCGGCCGTGGCGGCCGTCGTCGGGGGCATGGACGTGCAGCAGGCGATCGTGTCGGGCGGCGGGGCCACCCCCGCCGACTCCGCGGGCACCCCGTGGAACGGCAAGTACATCGTGGCCAGCGGCAACCTGCTGGCCGACTTCTACGCCAACGTCGCCGCCGAGGCGCAGGGGCGGCTGCAGACCGCGCGCCTGTACAACATGACCGACGACCCCGGCGTGAAGGAGATGCTGAAGTTCAACCTCGCCCGCGACACCGTGCACCAGAACATGTGGCTGGCCGCGATCGAGGAGCTCAAGGAGGACGGGCTGGAGGGCACGATCGCGCCCGACGCCCTGTTCGACGAGGAGAACCAGGAGCACGCCAACACCATCTGGGGCCTGTCCGCGGGCAGCACCGCGGCCCAGGGCGGCTGGACGCGGCGGCCCGCGCCCGACGAGCGGCACGAACTGCGCTACCTGGAGGACCCCGAACCGCTGGGCGGACCGGCCTCGGCCCCGCCGCCCGACCCCGAGCTGTACGGCACGTTCGCCGGGGTGCCCGGCCAGGGCTCGCGGAAGGGCGCCCAGCGCGCCCCCGGCCCCCGGGAGAGCCTGACCGACAAGGTCAAGGGGGTCCTCGAATGA
- a CDS encoding SigB/SigF/SigG family RNA polymerase sigma factor, whose product MSVSVSHSGCGSDGRRSRRGRSTRHADEAYLRQTRELLDELDRVRENPDARERIYLKLTELHAPVARRIARQYRNRGEPEEDLRQVAMVGLYNAIRNFNPAYGKEFISYALPMMTGEVKRHFRDRTWAIRVPRKYQERRAELNRVTAEFTQQHGRSPTVRELGELLEMDEEETLELIDAARAYSTLSLDVPFGPDDDGATLGDTLGGLDDALERVVDHAALRPALAALSPRDRRILLLRFAGDKTQAQIADIVGLSQMHVSRRLAAILATLRRQLVGDH is encoded by the coding sequence ATGTCCGTTTCGGTTTCACACAGCGGTTGCGGCTCCGACGGCAGACGCAGTCGGCGCGGCCGGTCAACCCGCCACGCCGACGAAGCCTACCTGCGTCAGACCCGCGAGCTGCTCGACGAACTCGACCGCGTCCGCGAGAACCCGGACGCCCGCGAACGCATCTATCTCAAGCTGACCGAACTGCACGCTCCCGTGGCCCGACGCATCGCCCGCCAGTACCGCAACCGCGGCGAGCCCGAGGAGGACCTGCGCCAGGTGGCGATGGTCGGGCTGTACAACGCGATCCGCAACTTCAACCCCGCCTACGGCAAGGAGTTCATCTCCTACGCGCTGCCGATGATGACGGGCGAGGTGAAACGGCACTTCCGGGACCGCACCTGGGCGATCCGGGTGCCGCGCAAGTACCAGGAGCGGCGCGCCGAACTCAACCGGGTGACCGCCGAGTTCACCCAGCAGCACGGGCGCTCGCCGACCGTGCGGGAGCTGGGCGAGCTGCTGGAGATGGACGAGGAGGAGACCCTCGAGCTCATCGACGCGGCCCGCGCCTACAGCACGCTCTCCCTGGACGTGCCGTTCGGTCCCGACGACGACGGCGCCACCCTGGGCGACACCCTGGGCGGGCTCGACGACGCGCTGGAGCGCGTCGTCGACCACGCGGCGCTGCGTCCCGCACTGGCCGCGCTGTCCCCCCGGGACCGGCGCATCCTGCTGCTCCGGTTCGCCGGGGACAAGACCCAGGCGCAGATCGCCGACATCGTGGGGCTGTCGCAGATGCACGTCTCGCGGCGGCTCGCCGCCATCCTGGCGACCCTGCGCCGCCAGCTCGTCGGCGACCACTGA
- a CDS encoding SDR family NAD(P)-dependent oxidoreductase yields the protein MQPRTALLGLATAAAATGYALRRARRYRLRGRTALVTGGSRGLGLLLARELGARGCRVAVCARDGDELRRAATDLRTLGVETHPITCDLRDRDQVRDMVAEAVDRFGGLDVVVNNAGTIHSAPLDSLGEAEFDEAMRIMFWAPLWVFQEARPHLRGGVLVNITSVGGKISPPHLLPYACAKFAQVGLSEGLDAALTRDGTRVLTVVPGLMRTGSPRRAHYAGRPALEYAWFSLLAGAPLVSMNAARAARRIVDAVQDGRHHLTLTPMARAATAVHGVAPGLTQAVLRTMNRVLPGPGDEGPTSGLEAAPRADRWGMRLLTRLNDRAGRDLNQLPAQQRGGVPRPRGARHRSRR from the coding sequence ATGCAACCACGCACGGCACTGCTGGGACTGGCCACGGCCGCGGCGGCCACCGGATACGCGCTCCGGCGCGCCCGCCGGTACCGGCTGCGCGGCCGCACCGCACTGGTCACCGGGGGCTCCCGAGGGCTGGGGCTGCTGCTCGCCCGGGAGCTGGGGGCGCGCGGCTGCCGCGTCGCGGTGTGCGCCCGGGACGGCGACGAACTGCGGCGGGCCGCCACCGACCTGCGCACCCTCGGCGTCGAGACCCACCCGATCACCTGCGACCTGCGCGACCGCGACCAGGTGCGGGACATGGTCGCCGAGGCCGTCGACCGCTTCGGCGGGCTCGACGTCGTGGTCAACAACGCCGGGACCATCCACAGCGCCCCGCTGGACTCGCTGGGCGAGGCCGAGTTCGACGAGGCGATGCGGATCATGTTCTGGGCGCCCCTGTGGGTGTTCCAGGAGGCCAGACCGCACCTGCGGGGCGGGGTGCTGGTCAACATCACCTCGGTCGGCGGCAAGATCAGCCCGCCCCACCTGCTGCCCTACGCCTGCGCCAAGTTCGCGCAGGTCGGCCTCTCCGAAGGGCTCGACGCGGCGCTGACCCGCGACGGCACCCGCGTCCTCACCGTGGTGCCCGGCCTGATGCGCACCGGGTCGCCGCGCCGCGCCCACTACGCGGGCCGCCCCGCCCTGGAGTACGCCTGGTTCTCCCTGCTGGCGGGGGCCCCGCTGGTGTCGATGAACGCGGCGCGCGCGGCACGCCGGATCGTCGACGCCGTCCAGGACGGGCGGCACCACCTCACCCTCACCCCGATGGCGCGCGCCGCCACCGCCGTCCACGGGGTGGCGCCCGGCCTCACCCAGGCCGTGCTGCGCACCATGAACCGCGTGCTGCCGGGACCGGGCGACGAGGGGCCCACCAGCGGGCTGGAGGCCGCCCCCCGCGCCGACCGGTGGGGGATGCGGCTGCTCACCCGGCTCAACGACCGGGCCGGCCGCGACCTCAACCAGCTCCCCGCACAGCAGCGCGGCGGCGTCCCCCGGCCCCGCGGCGCGCGCCACCGCTCCCGCCGCTGA
- a CDS encoding nucleotidyltransferase has product MEHEPHIRDLLTTLKRVAGAFKADGVPFALSGGFAAFARGAPPSRHDVDFAVLPEDAERALEVLAKAGLRPVDTVEDWLVKAHDGEVVVDLIHSPADIPVTPALLARAAPLKVDSVHVPVLDATDLVVMRLRAFTEHECDFSGPLATVRALREQVDWGRVDAEVGASPYARAFLVLLGLLGVTGGKGSAMPHEPPQYAAGHLQQALAEDPRTAEQGIRVRVVGDDVYLSGQVSCPRRRDRVLEVARERMPDYRVHDELSVVRFDGPVREERLT; this is encoded by the coding sequence ATGGAGCACGAACCGCACATCCGGGACCTGCTGACCACGCTCAAACGCGTGGCGGGGGCCTTCAAGGCCGACGGGGTGCCGTTCGCGCTGAGCGGAGGGTTCGCGGCGTTCGCGCGCGGCGCCCCGCCGTCCCGACACGACGTCGACTTCGCGGTGCTGCCCGAGGACGCCGAACGCGCCCTGGAGGTGCTCGCCAAGGCGGGCCTCAGACCCGTCGACACCGTGGAGGACTGGCTGGTCAAAGCCCACGACGGGGAGGTCGTGGTGGACCTCATCCACAGCCCCGCCGACATCCCGGTCACGCCCGCCCTGCTGGCCCGGGCCGCCCCGCTGAAGGTCGACTCGGTGCACGTGCCGGTGCTGGACGCCACCGACCTGGTGGTCATGCGGCTGCGCGCCTTCACCGAGCACGAGTGCGACTTCTCCGGGCCGCTGGCCACCGTCCGCGCGCTGCGCGAACAGGTGGACTGGGGCCGGGTGGACGCCGAGGTCGGCGCCTCCCCGTACGCGCGGGCGTTCCTGGTGCTGCTGGGCCTCCTGGGTGTGACCGGTGGAAAGGGGAGCGCGATGCCGCACGAGCCGCCGCAGTACGCGGCGGGCCACCTCCAGCAGGCGCTGGCGGAGGACCCGCGTACCGCGGAGCAGGGAATCCGGGTGCGCGTGGTGGGGGACGACGTCTACCTGTCCGGACAGGTCTCCTGCCCGCGGCGCCGGGACAGGGTCCTGGAGGTGGCGCGGGAGCGGATGCCGGACTACCGCGTCCACGACGAACTGTCGGTGGTCCGGTTCGACGGCCCGGTCCGAGAGGAGCGACTGACATGA
- a CDS encoding metallophosphoesterase family protein, producing MITVAAVGDVHLDEEMRGRYRQRLGGLADGVDVLLLAGDLTKHGTVGEGRVVVEEFRDLPVPVVAVLGNHDYQSDAQDKITELMRAAGITVLEGEGTVVDCPGGRLGIAGVKGFAMGFAGKCASEFGEPEMKSFVRHARVAAEKLREAFTTLEADTTVALTHYSPVKDTLAGEPPEIFPFLGSYLLAEAIDTAGATLAVHGHAHRGTEYGMTPGGVRVRNVALPVLGRPYAAYGID from the coding sequence ATGATCACCGTCGCGGCGGTGGGCGACGTGCACCTGGACGAGGAGATGCGCGGACGCTACCGGCAGCGGCTCGGCGGGCTGGCCGACGGCGTCGACGTGCTGCTGCTCGCCGGGGACCTGACCAAGCACGGCACGGTCGGCGAGGGCAGGGTGGTCGTCGAGGAGTTCCGCGACCTGCCCGTCCCCGTCGTGGCGGTCCTCGGCAACCACGACTACCAGTCCGACGCGCAGGACAAGATCACCGAGCTGATGCGGGCCGCGGGGATCACCGTCCTGGAGGGCGAGGGCACGGTCGTCGACTGCCCGGGAGGGCGGCTCGGCATCGCCGGGGTGAAGGGCTTCGCGATGGGCTTCGCGGGCAAGTGCGCCTCGGAGTTCGGCGAACCGGAGATGAAGAGCTTCGTCCGGCACGCCCGGGTGGCGGCCGAGAAGCTGCGGGAGGCGTTCACGACGCTGGAGGCCGACACCACGGTCGCCCTCACCCACTACTCGCCGGTCAAGGACACCCTGGCCGGGGAGCCGCCGGAGATCTTCCCCTTTCTCGGCAGCTACCTGCTGGCCGAGGCCATCGACACGGCGGGGGCGACGCTGGCGGTGCACGGGCACGCCCACCGGGGCACCGAGTACGGGATGACCCCGGGCGGGGTGCGGGTGCGCAACGTCGCGCTGCCGGTCCTGGGCCGCCCCTACGCGGCGTACGGCATCGACTGA
- a CDS encoding cytochrome P450, with the protein MTLSPPRASRTERARIGAALLLPTLLRGVVVRRPGGVAAADALDADRHAVQTLRRLRAAHGPGPVRADLFGRRAVLLLTPGQVRRVLAGSPEPFSPASLEKRGALGHFQPHGVLISQGVERQRRREFHEAALETGRRVHSLAGSFLPVLREEVEVLDRALGADGELTWSRFAPSLWNAIRAVVLGGAARDDRRLTDLLARLRSDANWFYLRPRRERLRARFDERLRGHLDRPDPHSLAGAFAEDAPGGVDAAGQVPHWLFAFDAAVITAFRALALLAAHPEQAEAVRAELGGHNPASAEGVARLERLRATVLEAVRLWPTTPALLRDSTADTEWDGAVVPAGTTFVVFSAFFHRDPERLPYADRFAPQIWLDGTAERDGMVPFSGGPAECAGRELVLFTVTALLAALLERREVRLVEPAGLRPDRPLPHSLNHFALRLATGPVRLHGTGGDRTPLPRQRTETVQEGATTMSDPTFVEVQKALSGIDYPADRDALVSHAREHGAADRVLAALRGVADRRYSGPDEVSRAVSEASGGR; encoded by the coding sequence GTGACACTCTCCCCGCCCCGCGCGTCCCGCACCGAGCGGGCACGGATCGGCGCCGCCCTGCTGCTGCCCACCCTGCTGCGGGGGGTCGTCGTCCGGCGCCCCGGCGGCGTGGCCGCGGCCGACGCGCTGGACGCCGACCGGCACGCGGTGCAGACGCTGCGGCGGCTGCGCGCCGCCCACGGCCCCGGACCGGTCCGCGCGGACCTGTTCGGCCGGCGTGCGGTCCTGCTGCTCACCCCCGGCCAGGTGCGCCGGGTGCTGGCCGGCTCCCCCGAGCCGTTCTCCCCGGCCAGCCTGGAGAAGCGGGGTGCGCTCGGGCACTTCCAGCCGCACGGGGTGCTCATCTCCCAGGGGGTGGAGCGGCAGCGGCGGCGGGAGTTCCACGAGGCGGCGCTGGAGACCGGCCGCCGGGTGCACTCCCTGGCCGGCTCCTTCCTGCCGGTGCTCCGCGAGGAGGTCGAAGTCCTGGACCGCGCCCTGGGCGCCGACGGCGAACTGACCTGGTCCCGGTTCGCGCCGTCGCTGTGGAACGCGATCCGGGCCGTCGTGCTGGGCGGGGCGGCCCGCGACGACCGGAGGCTCACCGACCTGCTGGCGCGGCTGCGTTCCGACGCCAACTGGTTCTACCTGCGGCCGCGGCGCGAACGGCTGCGCGCCCGGTTCGACGAACGGCTCCGCGGCCACCTGGACCGGCCCGACCCGCACAGCCTGGCGGGCGCGTTCGCCGAGGACGCGCCGGGCGGCGTCGACGCGGCCGGGCAGGTGCCGCACTGGCTGTTCGCGTTCGACGCCGCCGTGATCACCGCCTTCCGCGCGCTCGCGCTGCTCGCCGCGCACCCCGAGCAGGCGGAGGCGGTGCGCGCCGAACTCGGCGGGCACAACCCCGCCTCGGCGGAGGGAGTGGCCCGGCTGGAGCGGCTGCGGGCCACCGTGCTGGAGGCGGTCCGGCTGTGGCCGACCACGCCGGCCCTCCTGCGGGACAGCACCGCCGACACCGAGTGGGACGGCGCGGTCGTCCCCGCGGGCACGACCTTCGTCGTCTTCAGCGCGTTCTTCCACCGCGACCCCGAGCGGCTGCCCTACGCCGACCGGTTCGCGCCACAGATCTGGCTGGACGGCACCGCCGAACGCGACGGGATGGTCCCGTTCAGCGGCGGCCCCGCCGAGTGCGCGGGCCGCGAACTGGTGCTGTTCACCGTCACCGCGCTGCTCGCCGCGCTGCTGGAGCGCCGCGAGGTGCGGCTGGTCGAACCCGCCGGACTGCGCCCGGACCGGCCGCTGCCCCACTCGCTCAACCACTTCGCCCTGCGCCTGGCCACCGGTCCCGTGCGGCTGCACGGCACGGGCGGGGACCGCACGCCGCTGCCGCGGCAGAGAACCGAAACCGTCCAGGAGGGAGCGACGACCATGTCCGACCCGACCTTCGTCGAGGTGCAGAAGGCCCTGTCCGGGATCGACTACCCGGCGGACCGGGACGCCCTCGTCAGCCACGCCCGCGAGCACGGGGCCGCCGACCGCGTCCTGGCGGCGCTGCGCGGCGTCGCCGACCGCCGCTACTCGGGCCCCGACGAGGTGAGCAGGGCGGTGTCGGAGGCCTCCGGGGGCCGCTGA
- a CDS encoding DUF3140 domain-containing protein gives MAHNRLGGDTAELWTRFHELVNMTGHELRSWLLTEASGPEGFASDPSLDLDVSGRDVVHVLNKRRTDLTDEDVQTMRAVVDEVSSLLVEPRPDDETWRRTLMSLGHDPLKPDSPRPGEDPEISG, from the coding sequence ATGGCGCACAACCGCCTCGGCGGTGACACCGCCGAACTGTGGACGCGTTTCCACGAACTCGTCAACATGACCGGTCACGAACTGCGCTCCTGGCTGTTGACGGAGGCCTCGGGGCCGGAGGGCTTCGCCTCCGACCCCTCGCTGGACCTCGACGTCAGCGGGCGGGACGTCGTCCACGTGCTGAACAAGCGGCGCACCGACCTGACCGACGAGGACGTGCAGACCATGCGCGCCGTGGTGGACGAGGTGTCGTCGCTGCTGGTGGAGCCGCGCCCGGACGACGAGACCTGGCGGCGCACCCTGATGAGCCTGGGCCACGACCCGCTCAAACCCGACTCGCCCCGCCCCGGGGAGGACCCGGAGATCAGCGGGTAG
- a CDS encoding DUF1440 domain-containing protein, which translates to MGVVRSAVQGAVAGLAATAAMSAVMAAARGEGRVGRLPPKLLTRRFLPGGREYTPRPGENLATAVAHGGFGTAAGAVFGVLTGGRPPRVRTGLAYGLGVWLASYEGWVPRVTVQPPAHRDAPARTAVMAAAHLVYGCALAAVLRRMRRPRRSAARPVRGAVEDPRGPDTTAER; encoded by the coding sequence ATGGGTGTGGTGAGGTCGGCCGTGCAGGGGGCGGTGGCGGGGCTCGCGGCGACGGCGGCCATGAGCGCCGTCATGGCGGCCGCCCGCGGGGAGGGCCGGGTCGGACGGCTGCCGCCGAAACTGCTGACCCGCCGCTTCCTGCCCGGCGGACGGGAGTACACCCCCCGCCCCGGGGAGAACCTCGCGACCGCCGTGGCGCACGGGGGGTTCGGCACGGCGGCGGGCGCCGTCTTCGGCGTGCTGACCGGCGGACGGCCGCCCCGCGTCCGCACCGGCCTGGCCTACGGGCTGGGGGTGTGGCTGGCCAGCTACGAGGGCTGGGTGCCGCGGGTGACCGTGCAGCCGCCCGCGCACCGCGACGCGCCCGCCCGCACGGCCGTCATGGCGGCGGCGCACCTGGTGTACGGCTGTGCGCTGGCCGCCGTGCTGCGCCGGATGCGGCGGCCGCGCCGGTCCGCGGCGAGGCCGGTCCGCGGCGCGGTCGAGGACCCGCGGGGTCCGGACACGACAGCAGAGAGGTGA
- a CDS encoding ChaB family protein: MPARDELPGTLRRSSEEAQHTWSEAHDAAVETYGEGERAHRTAYAALKHRFEKVGDHWEAKEDSGPSDRQAANPRAGRGGDTGTAEGVDAKASRRHLYERARELDIPGRSTMDKDELVDALRRENRSRTRRARQ; this comes from the coding sequence ATGCCCGCCAGGGACGAACTGCCCGGCACGCTGCGGCGCTCCTCCGAGGAGGCCCAGCACACCTGGTCCGAGGCGCACGACGCGGCGGTCGAGACCTACGGCGAGGGCGAACGCGCCCACCGCACCGCCTACGCCGCGCTGAAGCACCGGTTCGAGAAGGTCGGCGACCACTGGGAGGCCAAGGAGGACAGCGGGCCGTCGGACCGGCAGGCCGCCAACCCCCGCGCCGGGCGGGGCGGCGACACCGGGACCGCCGAGGGCGTGGACGCCAAAGCCTCCCGCCGGCACCTGTACGAACGCGCCCGGGAACTGGACATCCCCGGCCGCTCCACGATGGACAAGGACGAGCTGGTGGACGCGCTGCGCAGGGAGAACCGCTCCCGCACCCGCCGGGCCCGGCAGTGA
- a CDS encoding glycosyltransferase family 9 protein yields the protein MAEDRATPPAVAVPRPSGPDRERPILLVLRALGLGDFATAVPALRALDRAFPGHRRILAGPDSYDDLLALAGLAWETVTVDGPHTPPWNGLDPPDLAINLHGRGPQSVRALAALRPRRLWTHRGTEQAAARGPDWVDDLHEVDRWCRLLSYHGVPVDPEDLRWPAPVGGAAPAETAVVHPGAASASRRWPELRFAEVARHLRERGLRVAVTGSAEEHRTAERVARVAGLVPQDNVAGATGLSQLAALVAGARLVVSGDTGVAHLATAYGTPSVVLFGPCPPGLWGPRIDTDRHRCLWAGTTGDPHADRIDPGLASITADEVLAACDDLLAASLR from the coding sequence ATGGCAGAAGACCGCGCTACCCCGCCCGCCGTCGCCGTTCCCCGGCCTTCCGGTCCCGACCGGGAGCGGCCGATCCTGCTGGTGCTGCGCGCGCTGGGGCTCGGCGACTTCGCGACGGCGGTCCCCGCGCTGCGCGCGCTGGACCGCGCCTTCCCCGGGCACCGCCGCATCCTGGCGGGCCCCGACTCCTACGACGACCTGCTCGCGCTGGCCGGCCTGGCCTGGGAGACCGTCACCGTGGACGGTCCGCACACCCCGCCGTGGAACGGGCTGGACCCCCCGGACCTGGCGATCAACCTGCACGGCCGCGGCCCGCAGAGCGTGCGCGCCCTGGCCGCGCTGCGCCCCCGGCGGCTGTGGACGCACCGCGGGACGGAGCAGGCGGCCGCGCGGGGCCCGGACTGGGTCGACGACCTGCACGAGGTGGACCGCTGGTGCCGGCTGCTGTCCTACCACGGCGTCCCCGTGGACCCCGAGGACCTGCGCTGGCCCGCCCCCGTGGGCGGCGCGGCCCCCGCCGAGACGGCCGTGGTCCACCCGGGGGCGGCGTCCGCGTCCCGCCGCTGGCCGGAGCTGCGGTTCGCCGAGGTCGCCCGGCACCTGCGGGAGCGCGGCCTGCGGGTGGCGGTCACCGGCTCCGCCGAGGAGCACCGGACCGCCGAGCGCGTCGCCCGGGTGGCGGGGCTGGTCCCGCAGGACAACGTGGCGGGCGCCACCGGGCTGTCCCAGCTCGCGGCGCTCGTGGCGGGCGCGCGCCTGGTGGTCAGCGGCGACACCGGGGTGGCGCACCTGGCGACCGCCTACGGCACCCCGTCGGTGGTGCTGTTCGGCCCCTGCCCGCCCGGGCTGTGGGGGCCGCGGATCGACACCGACCGGCACCGCTGCCTGTGGGCGGGCACCACCGGCGACCCGCACGCCGACCGCATCGACCCGGGCCTGGCGTCCATCACCGCCGACGAGGTACTGGCGGCCTGCGACGACCTGCTCGCCGCGAGCCTGCGGTGA